The stretch of DNA aGCAATCAGCGGGACAGTTAAAAAGTCTAAATAGCTTTTCGAGTGTACAACAAACGACATTCATGGAGGCTCCGTCTTCCACAGCCTCAGCAGAATTGAACGACAATCCAGCTTGGTTCAATAATCCAAGAAAGAGAGCTATTCcaaattcaataataaagagATCAATCGGTCGATCCTTAAGCCCCGTACGTTCTGATACTGCAGATGCTCCTGTGATGTTTTCTAATCCTAATGGGTTCAACAATGTCACTTTTGGCTCTAAAAAAGATCCGCGTATACTTAAAAATGTACCTCAATGtgaaaacaacaacaataccaacaacaacaatcaTAATTCTGATTTGAGCACAGTAGTTTTTGACTCTAATGAGGCACCACCCAAAACGTCTCTTGCTGATTGGCAGAAAGAAGACGGTATATATGTAAGTAACAATGACAATATCAAGGATCCTGGTATGACTACCGATATAACATTCGATGGAAAGCTCACAACGTCATCTTCACCTTACAATGGTGTAGAGAAAACCTCCAGGATGTTTAGTTTTTTTGACAAGAGTACGAAGGTGTCGCCGATTGATTCAAATGAAACTCTTGCCAAGtgtaaagaagaagattctTCGAATTGGGAAGATAATgctgttattattttcgGATATCCAGAATCGATTGCTAACTCTGTCatccttcatttttctAACTTTGGTGAAATTCTGGAAGATTTTAGGATAATAAAAGACTTAAAAAAGTTGAACCCAAAAAACAAGTCGAATAGTCAATCATTAGCTACTCAAAACTATCCCATATACACAGGAGATGGTTGGGTAAAACTGACATACAATTCTGAACTTTCTAAATCTCGTGCTttacaagaaaatggaattaTCATGAACGGTACATTGATTGGTTGTGTTTCATACAGTCCAGCTGCTCTCAAACAACTAGCTTCCCTAACTAAATCAATGGGAActaaaggaaataaaacaGGATCAGATACTAATTTAAACATGAACGATCCAAACAGCTATAGGAAgacagaaaatttttttgagagGGCCCGGACAACAGCGGCTACTTTAAAAGTACGCAACTCTGAATTTAAAGTTTCCAAAAACTCTAGTTCTTTTAAAAATCCACGTAAACTTGAAATAAAGGATGGCagatcattatttttgagaaacagAGGGAAGATACACAGCGGTGTCTTGAGCTCCATCGAATctgacttgaagaaaagggaACAGACGGGcagaaataagaaaagttgGTTAAATAGGTTGAATAATTGGCTATTTGGATGGAACGATCTATAATTATCAAAACCTTATGTCCAAAAGTAGGCTGTCCTGAGCGATTCAAGATTCTGTGATGTTCGCCTACTTCAAGGTTACATAATttgtgtatatatttttgaagGGATAGATAGACAGTTCATGAGAGAATACGCATTTATTTCGGTATTACATCAACCGAgtatttttcaactcttattttttgattagACCCAACATATAGCTCCAATTCATCCAAATGGCCTTCAATAGTTTCCTTATTGGAAATAggtacatttttttctatcatCAATACAACAGTGCTAATACGAGATATTTCCAAATCTGGTATAACGATACCCCCAGGCGGACAATTTCTATATTTTCGACATTCATATACACAGATAAATGACTCTGGATCAAAGATATTACATCGTAGTCTTATTTTTTCCGATGATTCGACAGGCACTATACGGATAAATAGTTTGTTTGTCGAATACTTTCTGAGTGGCAAATCTATCATAACTTTTAATTTATTGGAGGGTTTTTTCCAATGAAACCTTCCGTAACACTGATATGGATAAGAACCGTAAATCATATTCACACTACGTAAATTTATTCCAGATATTGATCTCcttgaagaagacaaaCGTATCGAGGCCGTTAATTGAAATTTTAAGGAAGATGGAAGGCCATAAGTAGAGCAGACAATCATGTATTTAGTATTAGTTAAGATGGGTACATCTTGTTTAAGACTTTGTCCAGGCTGATAATGATTGTCAAACATTATTGGCTTCATCAGTTCATGATCGTTCAAGTAATATACCTGAATGTTAATCAAATCATGTGTGCTAGTTGAGACACATGTGGCGTCGATTAAAACTTGATAGTTCTCTATCGAGTGAATTTCCAGTTCAAAAGTAGGATTCCGAAAAAAGTTGCAGGTATCGAAAGAGGTTCTTTTATCAGTATCATaagggaaagaaaagacTGCATTGGTAACTAGGCTGTTTATATCTTtcagtttttgaaaagatatTTCCTTTACCACTGAGAACAAATGAATACTGAAGTTATTGTTAGTTGTTGAATGACAATATAATAACTTTTCAGCACCAGAATCCAATTTCAACTTTACCAGTTGCAATCCAATATAAGTAGCATCATGATTTAGTGGTGGTTCAATTGGGTAAGCTATGCTTTCGGGGGCTTCATtcataaagaaaattaaacGCCCTCTTCCCCCCTTTTCATTTAGCAAATGCGATTCAAGCAGTAACCATATTGTTTCCGTTACTTTAGAATCATTTTTAATGTGAAATAAAGGCTTACCTGCAATAGTAGAAAATTCATTGTAACGTAAAGTGTCGTACCGAAAATGAAGTGCCTGAGAATATTTGAATATTCTATCATGGTTCCAATTAAGGTACAATTGTTTGAAGTTATTCAAATATTGTTCATAGCTAATTTCGACATTTAGTTTTGAGTTCATTGGGTCTCGTAATTTAAAAAGTCTAGACTCGTAGTCGATGTCAATTACGGAGTAATCATGGTTCGCGACCAACGGATTTATCAATTCATTAGAGCAATCTCCAGTACCAACGCCTATCAGACATAAACTAGATTCAAAGAACTTCCATAATTTCTCAAAAGGATATTTGTCTACCTTTGTTATCTCTGGTAGGAAGCCGCTCAAGTAGAATGTATCTATACATATATTGGAGCCATTCGTTGAATATGTACTTTGGGAAATAAGCAATACTGCGATCTCACTAATCTTATCTGAAATATTGTTGCTTCTTAATGAAAGTTGCTTACCATTTATTGAAGTTGGAATCTGGGTAATATCTACTGTTATTAGCCTCTTATCGCTTCCATTAAAACATAGATTAACTTGGTACTTAGTTGATGATATCTGTTTGATTGGAGGAAGTTTTAAGCCCTGAGCCCTGAGATTAATCAGAGAAGCCACAAGCGAGCAATCCGATACATCTCGGCATTGTTCTATTCCACCCGTATACTCTTCTTCGTTCTGTAATAGAGCTCTACTTGGATAACGCTTTTGTAATTCTTCGCTGCCATGTGTGCAGGATTCAATATCGTTCCAAGATTGTGGCGAGGCTTCAGAAATAGGTATAGGGGGATAAAAATTAGAATCGACCGTTGAAGTAAGCCACAAGAATCTTGATTGTTTGtctatttttgatattttttcttttaaaactAGAACGGCCTTGATAAAGGTGGAATCATCACTTTTCATAGCCAAATCCACCAATCTGTTAATTACACTGCTTGAATCATCTTTTGCATTACAATATAATGACTTTATCGCAGAATTGAACTCATGCCAATCGTTCATTATCTATGCCATCAAGGTTTTGCCTTCAATTTTAACTGCTCAAGTGAGCGCAATAAGTTTAACGTTAATTATTCTAACCCGTTTATGCCCGTTAGAAGAACTTCTAAGCTGTCACAGTATAATGTTAAAAAAGGCAAAGATGTCCGCAAGAatgcaagaaaagaagaagtttctATCACTTTTTTGTGACTTCAGAACACTACCTAAGCTACGAAAAGTTATCTGTCACAAAGTTTGTACTGTATAGTTATTTTTCTACAGAACTGTATTTACATTTGGTCGATATCGAAGATCTGGAGATAAGGTAAATAAATCTTGCGCGATTCAGAGTTATTCGATAAACAACAACTTATGTTTTAAGAGATGccatgaaaaagaaacgccAAGTAGTAAAATGGGCGATATGAATCACTTTGACCACTTTAAAAGTTTCATTGGAGGTAATGTGGTTGCCCTTGGAGCTGGAACACCTTATCTTTATTCATTTTATGCTCCTCAGCTACTGAGCAAATGTCGCATTCCCGTGTCTGCCTCAGGTAAGCTCTCCTTCTCTCTGACAATAGGAAGCTCATTAATGGGCATTTTAGCAGGAATAGTTGTTGATCGAAGCCCTAAACTATCCTGTCTAATTGGATCTGTATGTGTTTTCATTGCGTATtggattttgaatttgtgCTATAAGCACGAATGGTCTAGCACTTTTCTCATATCATTCAGCTTAATATTGATTGGTTATGGTTCTGTTTCAGGATTTTATGCTTCTGTGAAATGTGCAAATACAAATTTTCCTCAACATAGAGGCACTGCTGGGGCGTTTCCTGTATCACTGTATGGTTTGTCAGGCATGGTGTTTTCGTATCTCTGTTCAAAGTTATTCGGTGAAGACATTGAACACGTATTTGTGTTTTTAATGGCTACTTGTGGAAGTATGATTTTAGTTGGCTATTTCTCGCTAGATATAGTTTCTGATAATGAAGGTGATGACGCTAGCATTAAAGAGTGGGAACTTCAAAAAAGCAGGGAAGCAGATGATATCATAGTACCGTTATATGATGATAGTAGTGACTATATAGGCCCACTTGTACGTTCGTCATCACCTGCCACCTATGAAAATTACGCATTGTCAaacaattttcaagaaacctCAGATTTCTTTGGGCTTGGCGATAGACAGTTATCAAATCGACCATTGTTATCACCTTCCTGCCCACGCGTTAAGTACAATTTCGAAGGTGAGGTCACTATTGAAAGCGCAATGGAAGTAAATAGTACACAGAAAAGTATGAGATCCCATGTACTTCAAAGTTTGAAGTCCCCAACCTTCATCTGTTATTACGTGGTACTAGGCCTACTTCAAGGCGTCGGTTTAATGTACATATACTCTGTGGGATTTATGATACAAGCACAGGTGTCTTCTCCACCTTTAGATCAGTTACCAATCAATGCGGAAAAGATCCAATCATTACAAGTAACTCTTCTGTCccttctttcattttgcGGTAGATTATCATCCGGGCCTATATCCGATTATTTagtcaaaaaattcaaagctCAAAGGCTATGGAATATTGTGATAGCGTCTCTACTAATATTTCTAGCCTCAAGTAAAATAACCAAAGACTTCAGCAATATCGAAGATCATTCCTTAAGAGCTTCTAAGTCATTCAAGAATATTTCTGTATGTTCCGCTATTTTCGGTTATTCTTTTGGCGTTTTATTTGGTACTTTTCCCTCAATAGTAGCAGATAAATTTGGTACAAACGGGTATAGCACGTTATGGGGCGTTTTAACAACTGGCGGTCTATTTTCAGTAAGTATTTTTACTGGTATATTAGGTAGGGATTTTAAAGCAAACACagttgatgatgataaaagCTGTAAAAGAGGAGTTCTTTGCTACAGCTATACTTTTACGGTTACAAAGTATTGTGCTACTTTTACTGCCTTATTCGTTTTTGTGATAATTGGTTATACATGCTATCGAAGGATGACAACTGTGAATTCCATGTAGATTGCAATTTTTAACAACATTTGATTCCCTTCAACGACCCAATCGTGATCGTTTAAACgaatatttatatattaatATGTATTCAACTCTGATAATAACTCATCCTTGAAATACCTCTTCAGGGTATTTAAATTCAACATGCAACTTCTCAGCAAACTTTATATCAGAATCACTAAAGTCATTCTTCCTTCCAGCGGCATCACCACAATAATATACCCAATTCAATTTGATAGGAGGCACCGTTTTTAAAACTCTACACGCATCTGTTATATCtattctgaaaaaatctGCCATTCCTGTCATTGGTTTTCGAACTTTTTCGAATATTTCAGGATCATTGTTATAACTTTTACACAAACTTGGGAATGTGatctttttgttatttgttACAACGGTTTTCGGCCTTTTAGGTGCTGCATATATCCACAATCTAGGTGATAGTTTTTCTCCCCTCTTGTCGTTTTCGATTGCCTTTAAGAAAAGTGAAATCTTATTAATATACTTACTGCAACTTTTGGAGGTTCTTGGGACGGTGATGACACCACCTTGGTTTGAGAATATAACTATTACAGCAGCCAGATCATTATCAGTGAT from Saccharomyces mikatae IFO 1815 strain IFO1815 genome assembly, chromosome: 13 encodes:
- the NUP53 gene encoding FG-nucleoporin NUP53 (similar to Saccharomyces cerevisiae ASM4 (YDL088C) and NUP53 (YMR153W); ancestral locus Anc_2.369), with translation MVDLHNHENTSRFSNVSVIAPESQGQQQKQQEQQQQQKQSAGQLKSLNSFSSVQQTTFMEAPSSTASAELNDNPAWFNNPRKRAIPNSIIKRSIGRSLSPVRSDTADAPVMFSNPNGFNNVTFGSKKDPRILKNVPQCENNNNTNNNNHNSDLSTVVFDSNEAPPKTSLADWQKEDGIYVSNNDNIKDPGMTTDITFDGKLTTSSSPYNGVEKTSRMFSFFDKSTKVSPIDSNETLAKCKEEDSSNWEDNAVIIFGYPESIANSVILHFSNFGEILEDFRIIKDLKKLNPKNKSNSQSLATQNYPIYTGDGWVKLTYNSELSKSRALQENGIIMNGTLIGCVSYSPAALKQLASLTKSMGTKGNKTGSDTNLNMNDPNSYRKTENFFERARTTAATLKVRNSEFKVSKNSSSFKNPRKLEIKDGRSLFLRNRGKIHSGVLSSIESDLKKREQTGRNKKSWLNRLNNWLFGWNDL
- the RIM13 gene encoding Rim13p (similar to Saccharomyces cerevisiae RIM13 (YMR154C); ancestral locus Anc_2.367) → MNDWHEFNSAIKSLYCNAKDDSSSVINRLVDLAMKSDDSTFIKAVLVLKEKISKIDKQSRFLWLTSTVDSNFYPPIPISEASPQSWNDIESCTHGSEELQKRYPSRALLQNEEEYTGGIEQCRDVSDCSLVASLINLRAQGLKLPPIKQISSTKYQVNLCFNGSDKRLITVDITQIPTSINGKQLSLRSNNISDKISEIAVLLISQSTYSTNGSNICIDTFYLSGFLPEITKVDKYPFEKLWKFFESSLCLIGVGTGDCSNELINPLVANHDYSVIDIDYESRLFKLRDPMNSKLNVEISYEQYLNNFKQLYLNWNHDRIFKYSQALHFRYDTLRYNEFSTIAGKPLFHIKNDSKVTETIWLLLESHLLNEKGGRGRLIFFMNEAPESIAYPIEPPLNHDATYIGLQLVKLKLDSGAEKLLYCHSTTNNNFSIHLFSVVKEISFQKLKDINSLVTNAVFSFPYDTDKRTSFDTCNFFRNPTFELEIHSIENYQVLIDATCVSTSTHDLINIQVYYLNDHELMKPIMFDNHYQPGQSLKQDVPILTNTKYMIVCSTYGLPSSLKFQLTASIRLSSSRRSISGINLRSVNMIYGSYPYQCYGRFHWKKPSNKLKVMIDLPLRKYSTNKLFIRIVPVESSEKIRLRCNIFDPESFICVYECRKYRNCPPGGIVIPDLEISRISTVVLMIEKNVPISNKETIEGHLDELELYVGSNQKIRVEKYSVDVIPK
- the SMKI13G2760 gene encoding uncharacterized protein (similar to Saccharomyces cerevisiae YMR155W; ancestral locus Anc_2.363); translated protein: MGDMNHFDHFKSFIGGNVVALGAGTPYLYSFYAPQLLSKCRIPVSASGKLSFSLTIGSSLMGILAGIVVDRSPKLSCLIGSVCVFIAYWILNLCYKHEWSSTFLISFSLILIGYGSVSGFYASVKCANTNFPQHRGTAGAFPVSLYGLSGMVFSYLCSKLFGEDIEHVFVFLMATCGSMILVGYFSLDIVSDNEGDDASIKEWELQKSREADDIIVPLYDDSSDYIGPLVRSSSPATYENYALSNNFQETSDFFGLGDRQLSNRPLLSPSCPRVKYNFEGEVTIESAMEVNSTQKSMRSHVLQSLKSPTFICYYVVLGLLQGVGLMYIYSVGFMIQAQVSSPPLDQLPINAEKIQSLQVTLLSLLSFCGRLSSGPISDYLVKKFKAQRLWNIVIASLLIFLASSKITKDFSNIEDHSLRASKSFKNISVCSAIFGYSFGVLFGTFPSIVADKFGTNGYSTLWGVLTTGGLFSVSIFTGILGRDFKANTVDDDKSCKRGVLCYSYTFTVTKYCATFTALFVFVIIGYTCYRRMTTVNSM
- the TPP1 gene encoding polynucleotide 3'-phosphatase (similar to Saccharomyces cerevisiae TPP1 (YMR156C); ancestral locus Anc_2.360), which encodes MKTEGRQMPHKSTILPFLIKFAPNSPQFTYDCDQCLNVYAFDLDHTIIKPKSPNAKYSRSANDWQFMNFDSKKSTLDYLFSITDNDLAAVIVIFSNQGGVITVPRTSKSCSKYINKISLFLKAIENDKRGEKLSPRLWIYAAPKRPKTVVTNNKKITFPSLCKSYNNDPEIFEKVRKPMTGMADFFRIDITDACRVLKTVPPIKLNWVYYCGDAAGRKNDFSDSDIKFAEKLHVEFKYPEEVFQG